TTCCCTCCAAAATATCAGTTTAATTATTTAGGCTGCAGGATTAATATTATTATATGTTTGTTTACATAAAACTGTTACTGAAGGCAGCATGAAGCAAGGATAAATATTGTCGTACAAGAAATGTCAGACGCAAAATTATTGATGTCTTTGTCATTACAATTGCAAACTGGAAGCTTATTCTTTATAATTAAAAGGCCGATATAAATAGTAATATATGAAATTTTTTTACACATATAAGATTAATGCTTTTAATACAGATTAAATATTAGGCATTCAAAGGGGTGTGGATTAATTGACTAAAACATATGTGCTTGATACTAATGTATTGCTTCAAACTCCCTATGCATTATATTCGTTTGGAGATAACACCATCGTTATACCTGAGATTGTGTTGGAGGAACTTGACAAGTTTAAGAAAGAGAATTCCGAATTGGGAGCAAATGCACGTCACACGGCAAGGCTTATTGATTCACTTAGGAGTAAAGGCAACTTGAGTGAAGGGATTAAACTGGAAAATGGGGGAACTCTCAGGATACATATGAATGTTATGGGAGGCAGACTTCCTGATGGATGGGAAGACAATAATGATAACAGGATTCTTAGGCTTTGCAAAGGGCTGCAGGAGAATGGGGAGAATGTTTTTCTTGTAACCAAGGATGTTTTTGAAAGGATAAAGGCAGATGTAATAGGAGTCATCGCACAGGATTTTTATGCCGAGCAGGTTCCGGGATACAGTGAGCAGTATAAAGGCAGACAGAAGGTCTATGCTTCGGAGGAAAAGATAAATGAATTTTATAAAAAGGGAAGCATGAGTATAGATGATATTTTTTGCTTTTCCCATGATTATTGCAAAAAGGAACTGGAAGAGAGGATTTGCAACCAGTTCTTTATAATTCACTCAACTACAAATGAAAAACAAACGGCACTTGGTCGATTTGACGGAAAGGAAATAGTTGCTTTAAAATACCTTCAGGAGAGGCCTTTTGGCGTAATACCAAGAAATGCAGGGCAGAAATTTATGCAGGAAGCACTGATGATGGAGGCGGATAAGGCACCTCTTGTGATTATTAAAGGGCCTGCAGGCACTGCCAAAACATTTTATTCTCTAGCAGTTGGGCTTCAGA
This sequence is a window from Pseudobacteroides sp.. Protein-coding genes within it:
- a CDS encoding PhoH family protein, encoding MTKTYVLDTNVLLQTPYALYSFGDNTIVIPEIVLEELDKFKKENSELGANARHTARLIDSLRSKGNLSEGIKLENGGTLRIHMNVMGGRLPDGWEDNNDNRILRLCKGLQENGENVFLVTKDVFERIKADVIGVIAQDFYAEQVPGYSEQYKGRQKVYASEEKINEFYKKGSMSIDDIFCFSHDYCKKELEERICNQFFIIHSTTNEKQTALGRFDGKEIVALKYLQERPFGVIPRNAGQKFMQEALMMEADKAPLVIIKGPAGTAKTFYSLAVGLQKIMLDRSKLYRKILVCRPNIKLDEDIGFLPGTEQEKIAPFLRPVVDNLEVLIDNDEDERYKSEKELKDKVDELFDRKIINTEAIAFIRGRSIVKQWVIIDEAQNLTPKQVKGIITRAGIGTKIILLGDPEQIDHPFLDVRTNGLCYASEKMKGSPLCHQITLTDEECERSELAYEGAKRML